In one Brassica oleracea var. oleracea cultivar TO1000 chromosome C9, BOL, whole genome shotgun sequence genomic region, the following are encoded:
- the LOC106316018 gene encoding NADH dehydrogenase [ubiquinone] 1 beta subcomplex subunit 8, mitochondrial-like isoform X3 — MLVRPAVYLKSIDLPLNLLRRETKRRHRKMAGRLSGVASRIMGGNGVVARSGASSLRQRAGMGLPVGKHIVPDKPLSVNDELMWDNGTAFPEPCIDRIADTVGKYEALGWLCGGLGFFATLGLLAVVNDKASKVPFTPRVYPYDNLRVELGGEP, encoded by the exons ATGTTGGTTAGGCCTGCCGTCTATCTAAAATCGATTGATCTCCCATTGAATCTCCTGAGAAGAGAAACAAAAAGAAGGCATCGAAAAATGGCAGGAAGATTGAGCGGTGTGGCCTCACGAATCATGGGCGGAAACGGCGTCGTTGCTAGATCTGGCGCCTCTTCTCTCCGCCAACGCGCCGGCATGGGTCTCCCCGTCGGCAAACACATCGTCCCCGACAAGCCG CTTTCGGTTAACGACGAGCTGATGTGGGACAACGGGACTGCGTTCCCAGAGCCTTGCATAGATCGAATTGCTGATACTGTTGGGAAG TACGAAGCATTGGGATGGTTGTGTGGCGGTCTAGGGTTCTTTGCGACTCTAGGTCTCCTCGCTGTTGTGAACGATAAAGCTTCAAAGGTTCCCTTT ACACCACGAGTGTATCCGTATGACAACCTGAGAGTTGAGCTTGGAGGAGAGCCATAG
- the LOC106316018 gene encoding NADH dehydrogenase [ubiquinone] 1 beta subcomplex subunit 8, mitochondrial-like isoform X4 encodes MLVRPAVYLKSIDLPLNLLRRETKRRHRKMAGRLSGVASRIMGGNGVVARSGASSLRQRAGMGLPVGKHIVPDKPLSVNDELMWDNGTAFPEPCIDRIADTVGKYEALGWLCGGLGFFATLGLLAVVNDKASKVPFLGGEP; translated from the exons ATGTTGGTTAGGCCTGCCGTCTATCTAAAATCGATTGATCTCCCATTGAATCTCCTGAGAAGAGAAACAAAAAGAAGGCATCGAAAAATGGCAGGAAGATTGAGCGGTGTGGCCTCACGAATCATGGGCGGAAACGGCGTCGTTGCTAGATCTGGCGCCTCTTCTCTCCGCCAACGCGCCGGCATGGGTCTCCCCGTCGGCAAACACATCGTCCCCGACAAGCCG CTTTCGGTTAACGACGAGCTGATGTGGGACAACGGGACTGCGTTCCCAGAGCCTTGCATAGATCGAATTGCTGATACTGTTGGGAAG TACGAAGCATTGGGATGGTTGTGTGGCGGTCTAGGGTTCTTTGCGACTCTAGGTCTCCTCGCTGTTGTGAACGATAAAGCTTCAAAGGTTCCCTTT CTTGGAGGAGAGCCATAG
- the LOC106316018 gene encoding NADH dehydrogenase [ubiquinone] 1 beta subcomplex subunit 8, mitochondrial-like isoform X1 produces MLVRPAVYLKSIDLPLNLLRRETKRRHRKMAGRLSGVASRIMGGNGVVARSGASSLRQRAGMGLPVGKHIVPDKPLSVNDELMWDNGTAFPEPCIDRIADTVGKYEALGWLCGGLGFFATLGLLAVVNDKASKVPFPLAKNHRRVVSKEGLIMMNPCFSKDFEFSRLFFLSHCGV; encoded by the exons ATGTTGGTTAGGCCTGCCGTCTATCTAAAATCGATTGATCTCCCATTGAATCTCCTGAGAAGAGAAACAAAAAGAAGGCATCGAAAAATGGCAGGAAGATTGAGCGGTGTGGCCTCACGAATCATGGGCGGAAACGGCGTCGTTGCTAGATCTGGCGCCTCTTCTCTCCGCCAACGCGCCGGCATGGGTCTCCCCGTCGGCAAACACATCGTCCCCGACAAGCCG CTTTCGGTTAACGACGAGCTGATGTGGGACAACGGGACTGCGTTCCCAGAGCCTTGCATAGATCGAATTGCTGATACTGTTGGGAAG TACGAAGCATTGGGATGGTTGTGTGGCGGTCTAGGGTTCTTTGCGACTCTAGGTCTCCTCGCTGTTGTGAACGATAAAGCTTCAAAGGTTCCCTTT CCACTGGCCAAGAATCATAGACGTGTTGTATCAAAGGAAGGCTTGATCATGATGAATCCTTGTTTTTCCAAGGATTTTGAGTTTTCGCGTCTTTTTTTTCTTTCCCATTGTGGTGTCTGA
- the LOC106316018 gene encoding NADH dehydrogenase [ubiquinone] 1 beta subcomplex subunit 8, mitochondrial-like isoform X2 encodes MLVRPAVYLKSIDLPLNLLRRETKRRHRKMAGRLSGVASRIMGGNGVVARSGASSLRQRAGMGLPVGKHIVPDKPLSVNDELMWDNGTAFPEPCIDRIADTVGKYEALGWLCGGLGFFATLGLLAVVNDKASKVPFEHLKECSWELSVTCLSLSH; translated from the exons ATGTTGGTTAGGCCTGCCGTCTATCTAAAATCGATTGATCTCCCATTGAATCTCCTGAGAAGAGAAACAAAAAGAAGGCATCGAAAAATGGCAGGAAGATTGAGCGGTGTGGCCTCACGAATCATGGGCGGAAACGGCGTCGTTGCTAGATCTGGCGCCTCTTCTCTCCGCCAACGCGCCGGCATGGGTCTCCCCGTCGGCAAACACATCGTCCCCGACAAGCCG CTTTCGGTTAACGACGAGCTGATGTGGGACAACGGGACTGCGTTCCCAGAGCCTTGCATAGATCGAATTGCTGATACTGTTGGGAAG TACGAAGCATTGGGATGGTTGTGTGGCGGTCTAGGGTTCTTTGCGACTCTAGGTCTCCTCGCTGTTGTGAACGATAAAGCTTCAAAGGTTCCCTTT GAACACTTGAAAGAATGTTCTTGGGAACTCTCTGTTACATGCTTAAGCTTAAGCCACTAG
- the LOC106312973 gene encoding heterogeneous nuclear ribonucleoprotein 1-like encodes MEMESSRKLFIGGISWETTEDRLREYFQSFGEVLEAAIMKDRATGRARGFGFLVFADPTVAERVVLIRHVIDGKIVEAKKAVPRDDHVVLNRSNSSLQGSPGPATSKKIFVGGLASSVTEAEFKMYFAQFGTITDVVVMYDHRTQRPRGFGFISFESEEAVDRVLQRTFHELNGKMVEVKLAVPKEMALNPIRNQMNVNSFGSSRISALLMNDYTQGFSQSPISGYGVQPEVRYSPGVGGNRGGFSPFGHGFGIELNFEPGHYGSGSSAGFGRPFSPGYAASQGRYGSQIESGARNNLWGNGGGLGGYMSNSPISRSSFNGNSGMSSLGSIGDNWGGAARARSGYRSEGGGLSEGGGLGLDAMRGVHVGGYSSGSSSLETESLYSDSAWLSPPAKAEERLGMGAFDFMSKGPAAGYINRQPNGGIAA; translated from the exons ATGGAGATGGAGTCATCACGTAAGCTCTTCATCGGTGGGATCTCTTGGGAGACCACCGAAGACCGTCTTCGCGAGTATTTTCAGAGCTTCGGCGAGGTTTTGGAGGCTGCTATTATGAAGGATCGAGCCACTGGTCGTGCTCGTGGCTTCGGTTTCCTTGTCTTCGCTGATCCTACTGTCGCTGAGAGAGTCGTGTTGATCCGACACGTCATTGATGGTAAAATT GTTGAGGCCAAGAAGGCAGTTCCAAGAGACGACCACGTAGTATTGAACAGAAGCAACAGTAGCCTCCAGGGATCACCTGGCCCAGCAACCAGCAAAAAGATCTTTGTTGGAGGCCTCGCTTCATCGGTCACTGAAGCTGAGTTCAAGATGTATTTTGCTCAGTTCGGGACGATCACCGACGTTGTGGTGATGTATGACCACAGAACCCAGCGACCTAGAGGCTTTGGGTTCATCTCTTTTGAATCAGAGGAGGCTGTAGACAGAGTTTTGCAGAGGACGTTCCACGAACTCAATGGAAAGATGGTTGAGGTCAAACTGGCCGTTCCCAAGGAAATGGCTCTCAACCCAATCCGGAACCAGATGAATGTAAATAGCTTTGGCAGTAGTAGAATCAGCGCATTGCTGATGAACGACTACACTCAAGGATTCAGCCAGAGTCCTATCTCAGGTTATGGAGTGCAACCTGAAGTTAGGTACAGTCCAGGAGTAGGTGGTAATAGGGGAGGATTCTCACCGTTTGGACATGGATTTGGAATCGAGCTGAATTTTGAGCCAGGCCACTATGGATCTGGTTCCAGTGCAGGCTTTGGACGGCCCTTTAGCCCAGGATATGCTGCGAGTCAAGGCAGGTACGGTAGCCAGATTGAGTCTGGTGCAAGGAACAACTTATGGGGAAATGGTGGTGGTTTAGGAGGTTACATGTCAAACTCTCCGATATCTAGGAGCAGCTTTAACGGAAACTCTGGAATGTCTTCACTAGGCAGCATTGGGGACAACTGGGGAGGAGCTGCACGTGCACGTAGTGGCTATCGCAGTGAGGGAGGAGGGTTAAGTGAGGGAGGAGGGTTAGGTTTAGATGCAATGAGAGGGGTTCATGTTGGTGGTTACAGCAGCGGCTCAAGCAGCTTGGAGACAGAATCTCTGTACAGCGACTCGGCGTGGCTTTCGCCTCCTGCAAAGGCGGAGGAAAGATTGGGAATGGGAGCATTTGACTTCATGTCTAAAGGACCAGCTGCTGGATACATCAACAGGCAACCAAACGGAG GTATTGCAGCTTAG